The following coding sequences are from one Saccopteryx bilineata isolate mSacBil1 chromosome 3, mSacBil1_pri_phased_curated, whole genome shotgun sequence window:
- the OSCAR gene encoding osteoclast-associated immunoglobulin-like receptor translates to MALVLILQLLTLWPPCHTDVTSSGTQEARGHRLPTYSVPRALLHKPRRPIYPEPPSYPKPRRPIYPEPPSYPKPRRPIYPEPPSYLKPIYPELPSYPKPIYPEPPSYPKPIYPEPPSYPKPIYPEPPSYPKPIYPEPPSYPKPIYPEPPSYPKPIYPEPPSYPKPIYPGPLLSHHKIRPPKYRLPFPSVPPTSYPRLPQPLHSVPPLSHDKIKQPKPLQPLHSVTPNSFHNLWQHYLSIFPTSYPNPPRPLHSVPPGSFHNLWQRYLSIFPTSYPKPPQSLHSVTPDSFHNFWQRYLSVFPTSYPKPPQSLHSVTPDSFHNFWQRYLSVFPTSYPKPPRPLHSVTPDSFHNFWQRYLSVFPTSYPKPPRPLHSVTPDSFHNFWQRYLSIFPTSYPKPPQSLHSVPPLSHDKTRRPKPLQPSHSVPPASYPKPPRPFPSIPPNSYSKPRLEAQPAPVVTPGTNVTLTCRAPQPAWGFALFKPGETAPVLYRNVSTELAQFFLEEVTEAQGGSYHCRYRNPGGVPGVWSHPSDALELLVTAFLPRPSLVALPGPGDTVSLRCAGGLRNMSFALYRAGEEQPLGFQEAAEPWADFPMPGARAPGTYTCYYHTPAAPYVLSQRSEPLVISSDGYGSSDYTRGNLVRLGLAGLVLLCLTTLVVLDWRSWRGAPAPAGP, encoded by the exons GGCCTCCGTGTCACACAGATGTCACTTCCAGTG GCACCCAGGAAGCCCGGGGACACAGGCTGCCCACTTACTCAGTCCCCCGAGCCTTACTCCACAAGCCCAGGCGACCCATTTACCCAGAACCTCCATCATACCCCAAGCCCAGGAGACCCATTTACCCAGAACCTCCATCATACCCCAAACCCAGGAGACCCATTTACCCAGAACCTCCATCATACCTCAAGCCCATTTACCCAGAACTTCCATCATACCCCAAACCCATTTACCCAGAACCTCCATCATACCCCAAACCCATTTACCCAGAACCTCCATCATACCCCAAGCCCATTTACCCAGAACCTCCATCATACCCCAAGCCCATTTACCCAGAACCTCCATCATACCCCAAGCCCATTTACCCAGAACCTCCATCATACCCCAAGCCCATTTACCCAGAACCTCCATCATACCCCAAGCCCATTTACCCAGGACCTCTATTGTCACACCACAAGATCAGGCCACCCAAGTACCGATTACCCTTCCCTTCAGTACCCCCAACCTCTTACCCCAGGCTTCCACAACCCCTTCATTCAGTGCCTCCATTGTCACACGACAAGATCAAGCAACCCAAGCCCCTACAGCCCTTGCATTCAGTAACCCCAAACTCATTTCACAATCTCTGGCAACATTATCTTTCAATATTCCCAACCTCTTACCCCAATCCCCCACGACCCCTTCATTCAGTGCCCCCAGGCTCATTTCACAATCTCTGGCAACGTTATCTTTCAATATTCCCAACCTCTTACCCCAAGCCACCACAATCCCTTCATTCAGTAACCCCAGACTCATTTCACAATTTCTGGCAACGTTATCTTTCAGTATTCCCAACCTCTTACCCCAAGCCACCACAATCCCTTCATTCAGTAACCCCAGACTCATTTCACAATTTCTGGCAACGTTATCTTTCAGTATTCCCAACCTCTTACCCCAAGCCCCCACGACCCCTTCATTCAGTAACCCCAGACTCATTTCACAATTTCTGGCAACGTTATCTTTCAGTATTCCCAACCTCTTACCCCAAGCCCCCACGACCCCTTCATTCAGTAACCCCAGACTCATTTCACAATTTCTGGCAACGTTATCTTTCAATATTCCCAACCTCTTACCCCAAGCCACCACAATCCCTTCATTCAGTGCCTCCATTGTCACACGACAAGACCAGGCGACCCAAGCCGCTACAGCCCTCTCATTCAGTACCCCCAGCCTCTTACCCCAAGCCCCCACGACCCTTCCCTTCCATACCCCCAAACTCATACTCCAAGCCCCGGCTGGAGGCTCAGCCTGCCCCAGTTGTGACACCAGGGACCAACGTGACTCTGACGTGCCGGGCACCGCAGCCTGCCTGGGGGTTTGCTCTCTTCAAGCCTGGCGAGACTGCTCCCGTGCTGTACCGGAACGTGTCTACAGAGCTGGCCCAgttcttcctggaggaggtgactgaGGCCCAGGGGGGCAGTTATCACTGCCGGTACCGGAATCCAGGCGGGGTGCCGGGTGTCTGGTCCCACCCCAGCGATGCCTTGGAACTACTGGTGACAG CCTTCCTGCCGCGCCCGTCGCTGGTGGCGCTGCCCGGCCCGGGCGACACCGTGAGCCTGCGCTGCGCCGGCGGCTTGCGGAACATGAGCTTCGCACTGTACCGCGCGGGCGAGGAGCAGCCGCTGGGCTTCCAGGAGGCGGCGGAGCCCTGGGCTGACTTCCCGATGCCCGGCGCGCGCGCCCCGGGCACCTACACCTGCTACTACCACACGCCCGCGGCCCCCTACGTGCTGTCGCAGCGCAGCGAGCCGCTGGTCATCAGCTCCGACG GCTATGGCTCCTCGGACTACACGCGGGGCAACCTCGTCCGTCTGGGGCTGGCTGGCCTGGTCCTCCTCTGCCTGACCACGCTGGTCGTTTTGGACTGGCGCAGCTGGCGTGGCGCTCCCGCTCCCGCTGGACCCTGA